The sequence below is a genomic window from Ornithobacterium rhinotracheale.
GATAACGCAAAACAAATTAATCCTAGTTACGGCCATCACCCCCACACCGGCAGGCGAAGGAAAAACAACCACTTCGATTGGGCTTGTGGATGGGCTAAACAAAATTGGTGAGCAAGCAATTGCCGTTTTACGAGAACCTTCACTAGGCCCCGTTTTTGGCGTAAAAGGCGGTGCGGCGGGAGGCGGCTATGCACAGGTAATCCCAATGGAAGACATCAATTTGCATTTTACAGGAGATTTCTCTGCCATTGAAAAGGCTAATAACCTGCTTTCTGCTGCCTTAGATAATAATTTAAATAGTAAAAAACGCTCGCTCCACATAGACCCTAAAACCATCACTTGGAAGCGCGTAATGGATATGAACGACCGCACGCTGCGCCAAATCATCATTGGCGTGGGCGATAATAACGGTGTAATTCGGCAAGATGGCTTCAACATTACGCCTGCCTCGGAAATTATGGCAATTCTCTGCCTATCGGAAAACTTTTCAGATTTAAAAAAACGATTAGGAAACATTTACATTGCCGATACTTTTGATGGTAAGCCCGTCTTTGCACGCGACCTAAATGTGGTGGGCGCTATGGCAATTTTGCTCAAAGATGCCATTAAGCCCAATTTAGTGCAAACTTTGGAGGGGAATCCAGCCATTATCCACGGAGGGCCTTTTGCCTCTATTGCACAGGGCACCAATACGGTAATTGCTACCAAAATGGGACTTTCGCTCAGCAAATATGTGGTAACAGAGGCAGGCTTTGGAGCTGATTTAGGCGCCGAAAAATTCCTCGACATCAAATGCACCGCCGCAGGATTAAGCCCTGAGGCTGCCGTAGTTGTTGCCACGGTGAGAGCGCTCAGACACCACGGTGGCGCTAGCAAAGAGGAACTGCAAATGCCTGATTTAGAAAAACTAAAATTGGGCTTCCCAAATTTAGAAAAGCACATAGAAAATGTTCAGAAATTTAATTTAAAACCCGTCGTTGCCATTAATGCCTACCCAAATGACAGCGAGGAAGAACTACAATACATCATCGAGCAATGCGCCCAAAAAGGTATCAAAGCCATCATTGCCGAAGGATTTGCCAAAGGTGGCGACGGAATGAAAGATTTAGCCAAAGCCGTGGTAGAAATTACTGAAAATAATAACGAAAAATTCACGCCGATTTACAATGCAAGCGACAGCGTAGAAGATAAAATCAATAAAATTGCTACCGAAATTTATGGTGCAAAAAGTGTAAAATATTTAGCCAAAGCAAAAAGACAAATCAAAGAATTACAAAAAAATGGATTTGATAAATTGCCTGTTTGTATGGTAAAAACGCCAAAATCACTTTCTGATGACGACAAAAAACTCGGTCGCCCTGAAGGTTTCTTCGTGACTGTAAGAGAATTTGAAATTGCTGCAGGTGCAGGATTCATAATTCCGATGCTTGGCGATGCAATGCGTATGCCAGGGCTTCCGCCAGTGCCAGCTGCCGAAGGGATGGACATCGACGACCATGGTATGATTACTGGATTAAGCTAAAAAATAATTTTTCATAGTTTGTATTTCGCAGTGTTTTCTTACATTTGATGAAAACACTGCTTTTTTATAAAAAAATGTACACCATCCGCAAAGCCGAACCTTCTGATTACAAAGCCATCGCTCGCTATCTACTCATGGCGATGGAAGACATTGTTTACAAATTCATCGGGCAAGAAGACAAAGATAAAGCCTTGGATTTTTTAGAACATTTTACCCCCGAAAAAGGCAATCAATATTCTTATGAAAATTGCCATGTAATTTTGCACGACGGAGAAGTAATTGGCGCAGCAAATGTGTACGACGGCGGCAATCTTGCAGCACTCAGAGCTCCCATCAAAAAATATGTGGAAGAAACGCATTCAAAAGATTTTTCGCCCGAAAACGAAACCGAAGCTGGCGAATATTATTTGGACACGCTCGGCATCGATCCTGCGTATCGTGGCAAAGGATTAGGAACTCAATTGCTTAATTTCCTAATCACAGAATATACCGTAAAACGCCACAAACCGCTCGGGCTTTTGGTAGACCTCGAAAACCCTAAGGCTAAAAAATTATACGAAAATTTAGGATTCAAAAAAGTGGGCAATAAAACACTAATGGGCAAAATGATGGAACATTTGCAGTATAAACCAATAAAATCAATTAATTAAAAAAAATACGAATAATCTCTATAACATTGATTTTAAGTGTGCTTTGTAAATCTCCGTTTGCGCCAGTAAGGTAAAAGCAGACACATAAGCCCCACGATCAGGGCAGGAAATGCAATTGTATACCATCGCCAAAGGCTTTTTTCTACCTTAATTTTATTTTTGTCTAAAAGGAAAAGGCTACGCTGCTTATTATTTAGGTTTAGAATCGTTTCATCGCCCACAAGGTAGTCAATGCAATTTACCAAAAATGCCGCATTGTCATAAATCACGGCAGGAGCTGCGGGCATATCTGGACGCATACTGTATTTATCGGCTCCTAGTGGAAGGGGCATTCCTCTGAATAAGTGGTTTTTAGCAAAATCCCCATCGCCTATGATTATCATTTTATTATCCCTTACATTTGGTTTAAAACCCTGTACCTCCCTCGCCTCGTATCGTCCTGCATAGGCAGATTTAAAATTCCCTTCGAGTAGCACAGCTAAGGGGTATACGCCCTGCTGTGTGGGATAGTTTTGAGGGGTAGTTTGGTTAATTTCGCCAAAGTCGATATATGTTAATGGAGATTGCAATTGCACATTAGGGGAGCTTGCCAAAAGCACCTCTGCACGCACGGAGTCTCGTGGCAAAATTTCTACGGGGTTGGCAAATTCAAAGCGTAGTGGATTATTAATTTTCTTGGTGATAGGAGAATTTTTCATTGGCATACTTAGCGGAAAATATGCCCACGGAAATTGCTCATAAGCGGTATTTCCATCTGCCTCGCCAATGGCTAATGTGATGTAGGCAGATTGCAGGTCTTTGACTACGGCTGGCATAATCCGTACCCCATAATTGAATAATAAATCCTTGATATTAGGGTCTCGCGGAAAGGCTACAATTTTATCTTTTCTAAAAAGGCTATCCATCTCGGCGTCCACAGCCTCGGTGAGCCATAGCGTTTTGCCGCCACGCATAATGTATTGGTCTATCACCAATTTATCAGAATCAGAAAATGGTTTAAGTGGCTTTGCGATGAGCAAAACATCAAATTTTTCAAGATTTTCCAAATCCTTCACCGTGAGGATCTGGCTACCATTAGTAAGCGGCTCAGTATAAGGCTCTATATCATAATCTGGCATTGCGGCACTCGCGAAACCTTCCATATATTGGCGGAATAATTCATCGTGGTGAACGATTAGGCCTACTTTTTTTCTTTGTTTTTGGGTTAAT
It includes:
- a CDS encoding formate--tetrahydrofolate ligase, with the protein product MAFPTDIEIANAANIQHIKKIAEKLNIPEDDLEMYGKYKAKLPLSLINPEKITQNKLILVTAITPTPAGEGKTTTSIGLVDGLNKIGEQAIAVLREPSLGPVFGVKGGAAGGGYAQVIPMEDINLHFTGDFSAIEKANNLLSAALDNNLNSKKRSLHIDPKTITWKRVMDMNDRTLRQIIIGVGDNNGVIRQDGFNITPASEIMAILCLSENFSDLKKRLGNIYIADTFDGKPVFARDLNVVGAMAILLKDAIKPNLVQTLEGNPAIIHGGPFASIAQGTNTVIATKMGLSLSKYVVTEAGFGADLGAEKFLDIKCTAAGLSPEAAVVVATVRALRHHGGASKEELQMPDLEKLKLGFPNLEKHIENVQKFNLKPVVAINAYPNDSEEELQYIIEQCAQKGIKAIIAEGFAKGGDGMKDLAKAVVEITENNNEKFTPIYNASDSVEDKINKIATEIYGAKSVKYLAKAKRQIKELQKNGFDKLPVCMVKTPKSLSDDDKKLGRPEGFFVTVREFEIAAGAGFIIPMLGDAMRMPGLPPVPAAEGMDIDDHGMITGLS
- a CDS encoding GNAT family N-acetyltransferase, with protein sequence MYTIRKAEPSDYKAIARYLLMAMEDIVYKFIGQEDKDKALDFLEHFTPEKGNQYSYENCHVILHDGEVIGAANVYDGGNLAALRAPIKKYVEETHSKDFSPENETEAGEYYLDTLGIDPAYRGKGLGTQLLNFLITEYTVKRHKPLGLLVDLENPKAKKLYENLGFKKVGNKTLMGKMMEHLQYKPIKSIN
- the gldG gene encoding gliding motility-associated ABC transporter substrate-binding protein GldG produces the protein MKKINLSLVLIVGFLIIIFLSQIFYKRWDFTEDKRYSFAPSTEQVLKNIKNPIKIHIFLDGDLTASFKTLKSETQFFLNEIQRANKNIEFKFINPTAENLNLDSLKQLEVQDIAVPTNDKILRVFPFATIDTEGKSATISLLSNQKIPIEQRALASTDQIENKFIKELYRLTQKQRKKVGLIVHHDELFRQYMEGFASAAMPDYDIEPYTEPLTNGSQILTVKDLENLEKFDVLLIAKPLKPFSDSDKLVIDQYIMRGGKTLWLTEAVDAEMDSLFRKDKIVAFPRDPNIKDLLFNYGVRIMPAVVKDLQSAYITLAIGEADGNTAYEQFPWAYFPLSMPMKNSPITKKINNPLRFEFANPVEILPRDSVRAEVLLASSPNVQLQSPLTYIDFGEINQTTPQNYPTQQGVYPLAVLLEGNFKSAYAGRYEAREVQGFKPNVRDNKMIIIGDGDFAKNHLFRGMPLPLGADKYSMRPDMPAAPAVIYDNAAFLVNCIDYLVGDETILNLNNKQRSLFLLDKNKIKVEKSLWRWYTIAFPALIVGLMCLLLPYWRKRRFTKHT